The genomic window AGAGCATATTCACTGGAACCAAACCATTTAGATTCAAGTCTCAGTTCTGCCCatgtatgatcttgggcaagtaatttaagctctctgtgccttagtttacACATCCGTAAAATGATGCCTGCCTCAAGGGACTGTTGGGATGATTACAATAATATATGCAAGACACTCAGAACAGTAGCCATAGTAAGTACAATATAAATGTTAGTCATTAATATTAGTTGTTTTCTGTCATGTGGAGACAGGACACAATTGACAAATCCAAATAAAAGAAGTATCTGTGGGAGATAAATGTGATGGGGAAAGTGTGTGTGACAGAGAAATGAGAGCAGTAGGACATTTGCTTCCAGGAATTCaaaacaatataatttattaattatacaTTTAGATATTTGTAATACACACATTTATAGGAAATATGAAAGTTATTTAGCATACCTCCATGATTTTGTGTTgatgttataaattttattttaaaatagtttaacaAAACTCATCTTGcattttaatattgtaaaataaaatccattataTCAAAATCTCAATCATCTAAAAATTTGTAAAAACCATGATTCAAGTCAGTAATTATGTGTTTTGAGATTTGGTGGGTAAACATGATTTCATTTGTCTATGAAGAATTTACTCTGTTCCCTTCTGGCTTTTTCAAGGTTTTCAAAAGTGATCACGCCTCTTGGCAGCTGCAACTTACTCTTTTCTGTTTCCAGTATGTTCTCAGCTTCACCTTAAATAAAGTACAGAAATATGCAAGGTGACAAAAAGGTCATTAGTGTTTTGTGAAAAGGCCAAATTACTATATTCCAGTGACAAGCTGTAACACTATGTGGAGGCATGCCTCTAAATCTCACACTTAAATATTTTACCTGTTGTCCTCAGGAGAAGCCATCTCCCAAAGGAAGGCCATTCTTTCCTTTGGGAGGAAAAAGGAATTCTGAAGACAGAGAGATCAGTCAggagcacctggttggcttagttggttaagcctctgcttttggttcaggtcatcctgggatcaagccccacatcggctccctgctcagcaggtctgcttctccctctcgctctgcccctcttccctgcttgtgttctctctctctctctctctacctatcttaaataagtaaatatataaataaatctttgaaagatCAATCAGATGCCATAGGTTTTACTTGACAGAAGACAGCATTTTAAGatgcagaagagaaagaataccaagtaatattttttccttgGATGGTAAGCATTAGTTGTGTTTGGACGGTTTTGGGATGGAGAAACCAAAATATAGTCTTTGCTGTATTGCCCCTTAATATGTGAcatgagagaaaataaagcttAATAAATTTCTGCTTTTTCAGGAAAGCTAATCTTTTACCCAAAACCACTTGTAAATAcccaaaataatattaaatgttctttagtctgtatatatacatacacacaagtataagcatttttttttaagattttatttattcatttgacagagagacagcgagagagggaacacaagcagggggagtgggagagggagaagcaggcttcctgccaagcagggagcctgatgcggggctcgatcccaggatcctggaatcatgacctgagccgaaggcagatgcttaacgactcagccacccaggcgccccaagtataaGCATTTTTATAAACAATTCCTCTTTGAAGTAACAGCTAATAATTTCTTAGGCCCAGTTGAAGACTaattagcaaaattaaaaaaattataatatacattGTTGACATTCTATAAACTTTCCTTGGGAATGAaagcaaatgtttctttttaagtacTTCTCTTTTAGCACACAATTAATTTATATTCTAGACAGAATAGGGCAGGCTACAATTTTCAAATTATAACATTTCAACCATCTGCAATCATATTTTTTTTGCCTCAGTCTTAAATAGTAAGtaaaaatcattataaattatatgtaattagacatggggcacctgggtggctcagctggttaagcgtctgcctttggctcaggtcatgatcccagggtcctggggttgaaccctgcgttgggctccctgctcagtggggagcctgtttctccttctccctctgcctgctcatgctctctcttgctcactctctcaaataaataaaatcttctaaaaaatatatggaattatACAGACCTCTAATGACAGACTAAATGTTTCCATGTGATAGTGACTCACGTATGGCAAATTCTCATGTGTTTGCAGAAAGGCTAATGATAAAGTCTGTCAAACAAGGATTGGGTATATCTTGGGTTTATCACTAGTTAACAGGGCTAAATGTTATAACCTAAACTTTCAAATACCGCAAGTTTCCTGGTAGACtgtaaagttgtatttttttttaaacagaaaattccCACCTGTCTTGAAAGTCTAAAATTGTATGTTCTGTGGACTCTGATGGACCTGTAATAAAATTACTTCCCAAATATACAATCATGATGTTCCTAGAAAATAAACTTGTTCTCTATTAGTAATATGTTCAAGTGAatgcatattaattttaatttttatgaggcACTGAGAATTCTAATGTCCATATAAACAATGAAACAGAGTTGAACTCAGACTAATGAATTCTTAAGCAGATGAGTAACATGAAACTGAACATGTTATTGATATGGGCTTTAACATTGGCAAATCAGTTGTGTAGTTAGTTTCCAGCTTAAAATGGGATTGTACTCCAAAATTTAGTTTGTATATCAGTGTTTTAGAActcaaaatacattttcccaTAGTGATAATGCAATAAATCACTTGCTAGACCACCAACAAAAAACTGTTTAGTCCACAATATAGCTGAACTATGATACCGATAGTGCTTGACCCCAAGGGACCTTTTAGCAGAGTTTCTGTGTGGAAAATTCCCAGCTTCAATGGGAATTTTTAAGAACATATAATCCTTGTATCTCCCTAGGCCTGGGAAAGAGATGTTCTACTCCCTAGTCCCAATACCTGCAGAGGAGTCAGCACTTCCTCCTTTCCTGTACCAAATCAGTCCCCACAGAGCTTTAGCGATAGTGATGTGCCCACAGATAGCCCAGGAGAGGAAAGGATGGCAAAAATGAAGGCTTGGGAAAGCACAGTTTCCAATATGCTTTGGGTTGAAGGCTCGAGAAGAAGGGACACGGGCCCCATGAGAGAGTCTTCCTGGTACAGGAATGGCTTCCGTGGCAGCGGTGCTATTTTCTAGGGCACTCAAAGCCAGAGTTCGTGAGAGCAGCACGGTGAGGTGACtatttaacaaccagctctccagaaaaacaaatgtaCATGAGTTATAAACTTATGAACATAAGttcattattaattttacttatataaaatagATGTAgcacataatttataaaaaataatgaaatgttcaatatactttattataaatttcaCATAGCAAATGGATTCTCACAGAATGTTTTGCCTGACTTTTGTTGAACTCTCATATTCATAGCTGAGCTATAGTTGCAATTGATGAGGGAATATAATTCCAACATGAATGATGGCTGGTATTTTCATTTACCCTAACAAACAGgacaaaagtggaaacaatgaCATATGTTGGAACTTTTTTTGTTTGGGAATGATGTAAACAACTTGGCTGAATCTGataacagtttttaaatgttaGGAGAATATTTCCTCAATTGTTTGTGCTATTCACAATGTAATGGCTACTGACACAACAAACATTTAAGCATAATCCGCAGTattaacatttgctttatcacTTCCTTAAATCTAGATTATGGGTTGGCAGGTTTTCTtaaaagggccagacagtaaatagtTTAGGTTTGTGGGGCCTTACGTCTCTGTTCCAGTAACTCAGCTCTGTCATGGTAACGGGAACACATCCATAGACAATTCAGAAATGAATGGGCATGTctctgttttaataaaactttactttCAAAAACATGTGGCCACCCTGCAGGCCATAATTTGCCAAACCCTGGCTTAGACGgtcaacaaaataataattcaagCCTTTTTGTGGTATGTGCAGATTCCATGGTATAACTATTCCCACCATGACCAACTTCATGCCACTGAAGTTGGAGTTGTATCTGTtatttattgtgtgtgtatattgtATCTGCATTCTATCACCCAGATACAATAGATAAACATAACTTCAGAGTacagataatagtaaaataatgaaaaactgatAAGTTCTGAGTATTTATTgccattgtttttaatataatttaatattaatattattttttgtaatttatttaattgtaagtttatctaatttaatgtttaataatgaCTGTATTTAATAAACAGCTtacaaattcctgaaaatttgaTAGTCAGTTCTTGTGAGCTGGTATGAGCTGACTCCAGCATACTGCTGTGAGAGGGAGCAGAAATGTTGGTCATTGGAAGCTCAGGGAGAGGCGTCTTGTCAGAATGTTCATAAATCCAGGGTTGTAAGAAGAGGATCCTTGAATCAGAAAATGAATCAGGAATACATTCTAGTTTATCAAAGACTGACCTTTCATTCTTTGTAGAAGGGTTCCATATCCTAAGTCATACTGGTATGTGAAGATGAAGCTTAATGGAATAATAGGGAAGAGGAAGGCTGGCTTCTTCCTTCTTATTGCTctggttcaagaaaaaaaagaaaaaaatattaagaatgacctgtaaaggggcacctgggtagctcggtcgttaagcgtctgccttcggctcaggtcatgatctcagggtcctgggatcgagtcccgcatcgggctccctgctctgcttctccctctcccactccctctacttgtgttccctctctcgctgtgtctctctctgtcaaataaataaaacctttaaaaaaaaaaaaagaatgacctgtAAATACGTATCTCTatactcaatgaaaaaaaattacctgctTTTTGGAAGAATGTTCTCCATTTTAGAAGTTACTTAGTTCATTTGAGTCTCCTATGGAAATAGGATTTTCTTACCCACAACGCCTCACCAGATTCTGCAATTCTCAAGGGCAGAATCTGTGATTTGCCCATCTTTGTTTGATGTTGAGGCTCagattactcatttaaaaaagattaagtaTTGATATCTACCCCTTAGGGATTATGGAGATAAATTTGCAGAGGCCTTCTTCTATCTTGGTGTCAAGTCAGTCCTCTCTCTAACTTACATAATGGAGACAAGGATGGAAGAAATCTGAGAAACTAAAGGTAGAATTAACTATTTCTACCCTGGTTCTACAGTTACTTCCAAGTACTAAGCTATAAGGGGTTATATATACAGTATTTGGACCAAAGTCCTATCGTGGCCAACTTGATAGTAATATGataatgtcaaaaacaaaaagaagcaaattatttacgaaaaatttaaagtaaatagcAAACATACCCAGCTGTTAAAGAGATGGCTGCAATGCCAAAAAAGCTTCCAAAATATTTGAGGAATTCCCGAGACCAAGCAATCTGCAAggccatttgtctttctctcatttcattcTGCATCATTAGCTGCCTTTCCAGCTGAGGATGAAACAAATGACAAAGTCTGGTTATTCATCTTTTGATTCTGAGCACAGAGTTAATAATCTGCTTTTCCAGGGGATTTTCATTCTTCAGTTgctttgatttgtctttttttttttttttttaaatctcagtagACTTCGACTAAAGTTCTTCTGGATAGCTATCCCCACCTGTCACCTTGGCAGTGAAATCTTCCTGGAATATGTACAGAATAGATGTGATATTCTTCTTCTGTGTCCTGAGGTCTCAAATGCATGTGGTCTGGGGCTTTTATTCAATCCTAAAATACATGTTCAGCATATTCTGTCACATGTGAGGAAAGATCTATGTGCCTTTAAATGCAGGTACGTCTTACTGACCTTTATTACAACTTGCACTGAAATTGTTTTGCCTTCCAAATTTATCCAACTGCAAATTGACATTCGTGTGGAGTAGCAGGTCCATATCATATTATGATATGATGGTAGAAGGTATTATTCTGAGACATCAATGGAGATTTTTCTTTGCCACTATTCTCTTGATGCCTCAAGTGCTTTGTCACTTTAGTCAGTGTCTTTCACTGCAGTGGAGCAGAAAGCAGGTATAGCCCAGAACACAGAAGGAGACTGGATTTCTGGATGGATTTTTAGAAAACACACAAGAGAAGCAACAGTGTAGAAACCCATTATTTTGAGAAAGATTCTTGAGAGAGAAacgttttttaaattctaaaatcttGGCACTGTGTATCATTAGCAGAACCTAGAGGAGAGCAAGCATCAAATTCATGATGTAGACCATAGGGTGGGGAGGAATAAGTAATaatgtgtctcagttttctcttcttgccTTCTTTATACTGTGAGAAGAAactggaagaggaaaaaggagactTAAGATATAAAGATGGGGCTTGGTTCCTTGGCCTCTCTTAAGGGTTGAAACTCTGGAGAGTTGTGATGGATTTGGGATTTGGGGATCCCTGGACAGAGAGCACTTGTAGACCTATATTCTGTCAAGAATTCTGGGAAGGGGCAACTAAAGTAGAGCAGAAATGGTTTCAGGGCAGATCTAAGCTTAGAGCAGACCTGAAAGAGGCCACCTAATCTCCCTCAGCTGCCAAGGGGTATGGAGAATGTTTGCAAGGTTTGCATTATCAACCTGAAGAGGGGCACAGTTGGTAGCTGAGAACTGAAAGCAGGTGGCTTACCAGGTAGTCACCAAAATCTAGAGACTGGGGACCCTTTAATAGACACTTAGGTAGAGGCCATAAAACAAGTGCTGGGCAGGGAAAGTGGCTGGATGTCAGAGGATTAGCAGTACCCTAGAGTGCAGAGGTGATGGCCAAACCAACCTGAAACATGGTGGAACACCCAGAACAGATCACCCAGCACTGCCCAGGTTGatcaaacagaaaataactaCAGAAGCCTCCTCCAACCAGATGTGCCTTCCCCGTGACCATGCCACTCAAGCTCACTTGGACTCAAACCGAGATGGggcagggaaaaaaatggacagagaaggggagagggccAAGCTGAATTTTAAGAAGTGAGTTTTAAGGTGAAGTAAGTTTTAAGGTGAAGTAACTGAGTCCCTTTGACTTGTCAAAATTAAATTTGCCCTCAGCAGTAGAAATTGAAGTTCATTTTGGGTTCAGTTAGAGAGTAAATAGTGTTTTTGCATACATGATTATTTAGCATGTGAAATTCATCCTTGCtatattacttatttaaaaaacttacatGATAGTTCATAGTATCCCTCCGAAGTGGTGTAGAATGCATGAATTAATCATTTGTGTTGTTATCAAAAGGCAGCTGAATCCAGTCATGACACAGATGAATGCAAGATCAGCGGTTCTGAATCTTAACTGCACATTGTGAGCATCTAGGGAGCTTTTCAAAATCTCAATGTCCAGGCCCACATGTCAGACCAATAAAATCAGGAGGGACCAATGAAACCAGGATCTGGAGTTAGGACCAgtcattagtattttttaaaggttgcCACGTAATTCCAGTGTACAGCtaggattgagaaccactgcctgaAAAAACTCATAGCCTAGGTTTTTCCCACCAAAGATCAAGCTGAAATATCAGTCTGAAAACTGATCCTCTTGGAACTCCCAAAAGATTGGGGACAAGAGTGCTTTTTAAGGTGGTGGAACTCATCTGTATGGTACTGTCATGGTGGATACGTGATACCTGCATTTGTCAAAGCCCTTTAAACTTCACAGCACACAGTGAACCTCATTGTCTACAGTAATGGGGCATCCAAGATGGGATTCTGGCACAGAAAAAGGACATCAAGGAAAAACTagtgaaatttgaatatggaatttatttaaaagtgaaataccaatgttaatttcttagttgtGACAACTGTGCCATAGTAATGTAAACTATTAACTGTAGAGTATACAAAGGGTAGGGTATTCAAGAACTCTGTCctcattttctgtaaatctaaaagtgttctaaaatttatttttaaaaatggttatgaaCAAATCTtatattctgggtctcttctgagAAGAACAGAGGCACATATCTCCATATATCATAGATAAATTGTGAAAATCAGCAGGATTGTGTATCTGCAACAAACTCTGAgcctagattaaaaaaaaca from Zalophus californianus isolate mZalCal1 chromosome 13, mZalCal1.pri.v2, whole genome shotgun sequence includes these protein-coding regions:
- the PLGRKT gene encoding plasminogen receptor (KT) isoform X2 — its product is MIWTCYSTRMSICSWINLEGKTISVQVVIKLERQLMMQNEMRERQMALQIAWSREFLKYFGSFFGIAAISLTAGAIRRKKPAFLFPIIPLSFIFTYQYDLGYGTLLQRMKGEAENILETEKSKLQLPRGVITFENLEKARREQSKFFIDK
- the PLGRKT gene encoding plasminogen receptor (KT) isoform X3; translated protein: MGFIFSKSMSENMKNQQEFMLMNARLQLERQLMMQNEMRERQMALQIAWSREFLKYFGSFFGIAAISLTAGAIRRKKPAFLFPIIPLSFIFTYQYDLGYGTLLQRMKGEAENILETEKSKLQLPRGVITFENLEKARREQSKFFIDK
- the PLGRKT gene encoding plasminogen receptor (KT) isoform X1, which produces MGFIFSKSMSENMKNQQEFMLMNARLQICFFWTFHINGIIQYTVFCVQPLSLERQLMMQNEMRERQMALQIAWSREFLKYFGSFFGIAAISLTAGAIRRKKPAFLFPIIPLSFIFTYQYDLGYGTLLQRMKGEAENILETEKSKLQLPRGVITFENLEKARREQSKFFIDK